A region of the Candidatus Syntrophosphaera sp. genome:
GCCCCGGCATAATCACCTTCATTCAGCAGCAGCAGTGCGTAGTCGGAATAAAGCCCCGGAGGCACAGGCAGCCCCTTGCGTTCGGATTTGGCAAAGACATCTTCCAGGCTGCGCTTGTAAGCCGCCACGGTTTGAAAATCGGGGCTTTTCACCGCCCGGTAGTATCTTTGGGAGGTGTCGCCATAATAAAACAGCGGTTTCTGGGCGCAGGCCGTCAGCAGCAATACCGCGAGCAGCACGAGCAGATACTTCATGGGACCGTGATCTCAACTGTCTGGCCGGCTGTCACCAGAATTTGTTCGGAAAGGAGCGCCCGGTTGCGGGAATGGATCTCCAGAAGGTGCATTCCGGCTTTGATCCGGAAGGTGTTGGTGTCGGCTTCAGGGTCCACGCCAACGCTGGTTCCATCGATGTAGGCCTCACGGTTGAGCATGCTTCCCGCCAGCCGGACATAGCCATAGTCGCTTTTGGTGGTGGCGCCTTCATTGGCTTTTTGCACGCTGCAGGCTGTGATGAGCAGCAGGCCCAGGATAAGCAGGATGATGATGTTCTTCATTTTTGGCCTCATTTATCGCTGATAAAGTAGTTGGTGAGGTCATCCGCGGGAATTTCGCCTTCGATGATCCTGGCGACCGAGATCTCGGTTAGTTCGCTGCCGGGGATCACGTCTGTCACGACGATCCGGGCGGCCAAAGTGCCGGGAAGCTCGATGGGCACGTTCGTCTGGGGATTCAGGACCGTTTTTCCGCGCTGGTAGACCTTGAATTCCGTCCCGGCCTTGATGCCCTGCAAAGCGCCTCCGGACATGAACAGGCGGTCCCCTTCGACGCTGAGGGGATAAGAGATCCAGGGATCATGGCTGAGCTTGTTGATCAGGTTCTGGATCACGGCGCTGATGGCCGCGTCGATGGCTTTGTCGGTGAGAGTGTCGTCGTATCCGGCCTGGGAACCCATTCCCAAAACGGTCCCCACCTCGCTGTAGGCCTCGCCGCTCCCCTCTTCGCCAAAGATGACCATCCCCGTGCGCGTGTCCACGATCCGTAAAGTGACCTTGGCTTGGGCGGTCTGCTTCTTGGTGCGGTCCACCAAACCAACGTTGCCACTGGTGGAACGGCCAAATTCGGATATCGAGCCCAGGATCAGGTAATCCGCGGGGATCCTGTAGCTCTGAATGTTGGAAACGCGCTGTTCGTTGTTGATCACGAGGCTATCCTGCCTTTCGATCAAGAGAAAGCGGTCTGTTTTGGCCAGTTTGGCGCTCAAAATGTCCGCGGCCGCGCGGGAAAGCTTTTCTCCCATGTCGCTGCCTTCGGTCAGGAAGCTGCTGGCCAGGCGCGTGTCGTTGGTGAATCTGCCCACGGCGACCTTCCTTTTCAGGGAAAAATCCTCCTGGTCGGCGCTCCCGGGGCTTTCTATCGCAGAAGTCGATATGGTGGTGGATTGTTCCTTCTGGAATCCCGCGCATCCTGCCAGGGCAAGCATGACGGTTATCAAGGCGATCAGAATGTATCTCATGTAAATCCTCCCATGATCGTATGTCTGAATTGAGTTAGTTTTACCGGGCTGGAGCTTTCGTCAAGAAAAAAAATCCACAGGACGGCGTGAAGGTTTGTTTCAATAACTGAACATCACATCCTCCAGAACTTGTTTTCGGGATAAGATTGGGGGTGCAAACACCGTTTTTCACAGGGGGTTGTGGCGAAAAAACAACAGCATAAAACCTTGTTATATGGTTAATTAGGCATGCCATAGCTGTTCGGGCCAGGTTCGTGCCGGTAAAAAAATTGAAACAAGCCCAAATTCTCCTTGACAAGATTTGAGACGTTACCAAAATGAAACCAAGAAATATAGATAAGGAGGATCCCATGAAAAAATTCGTGGCAGTCCTGATCTTTTTGACCCTGATCATTGCGGGCATGACTGCGTACACCCTGAGAATCGAGGCCTATAACGTCGACACAATGAATGAAATCTTTGGAGCTGAGATCTGGCGTGGCGGTATCTTTACCGGCCGTTTGACACCCTACAGCTTTGTTGACGCTGAATTTGTCTCAGGCGCTTACTCTGTCCAGGACAGTTGTTATATTAACTGGTTGCCAGCGGAGGTCACATTCAACGCCATCACGGCAACGGTGACATTCAAATTCTACGGTGTGAACATCTGTCCAGAGACAACCCCTGTGGAACTGAGCAGCTTCACCGCGACCCTGACAGCGCAGAACCGTGTGCGACTTGCCTGGATCAGCCAATCCGAAATGAACATGCTTGGCTACAGAGTGTATCGCAATGATTCGAACTATCAGGCCGGTTCGATCATGATCACCCCGACCCTGATCCCAGCCTACAACACAAGTACAACGCAAACCTACACGATTACTGACGACGAAGTGGAAATTGGGCACACCTATTATTACTGGCTGGAAAGCGTAGACATGGGCAGCAGTCAGTTCCATGGCCCAGTCAGCGTAATCGTCGAAGGTGAAGTACCGCCGGTTTATCCCGTGACGAGCTCAATTAAAAATGCGTATCCGAATCCTTTCAAAGCCAATTCCAATACCAATATCGAAGTATCGATCAAGGAAGGCGAGACTGGATCCGTTACCATTTATAATGTCCTTGGCCAGGTTGTGAAGACCTTCAGCGTTCCCTATGGCACGCATACGATCAACTGGAACGGTCAGGACAACAGAGGAAACACCTGCGGAAGCGGTATCTATTTTTACAGCCTGAACACTCCCTCGATCAATCAGACAAAGAAACTGGTTATAGTTAAGTAAGATCAGCTAAAGCTACAAGAGGGACAAAAAAGATTAACGCCCTGGCGTGCCGGGGCGTTTTCTTTTTAAAAACGGCACCTGATCTTGGGCGGCAGGCATTGTTACTCCCTGTCTAACATGCCTTTGGGAGGAATGGACATTTTTCCCTGGAGGAGTGGGTAGTACCCCTGAATATCATTATCTCGCCCCGGATGGCAGTTAAATCTTTCGCTGCCTGTACCATGCTTGTGGATTGAAGCCAGGCATTCCAACTGCATATGCCCAACCATCAGTTACCGTAACGGCGAACCATGCCTCAGGTGCAGGTCCGTGAATAAAGCATGAATCTCTCCAAGTGCCGCTGGATGGGGCTTGGCTGGTCTTAAGCCGATATAATCAGTTGACATAAACGGGGGAGAAGTTTTTGTGACCCAATCCATGGGTATTGTTTGACCGTTGCCGATCTCAGGGTCCCGGCGGTTTGAATATAAGGAATTACATTATGTTGGAAAAACTACTTCGCAAGATGTTCGGAGACAAATCGACGCATGACCTGAATCAATATCTGCCTCAGGTGCAGGCGATCAATTCCATATACGATGGCTTGCAGCAATATGACGACGACCAGATCCGGGAAAGAGTGGTCCAGATCAAAGCGGAGATCGCCGCCAAGCTGGGTGGCCTGCGCACTGAATTGAACGACCTGGAAGCCCGCTTTCGGGAAGAAACGGAGGATGCTGAGCGCAACCGGATCGACAACCGGATCGATGAGACCAAGAAAGAACTGAAAGCCCTGACGAAATCGACTTTGGATGATTATCTGCCGGAAGTATTTGCACTGGTCAAAGAAACCTGCCGGCGCTTGGTCGGCCAGAGTTTTAAGGTGCGCGAACAAGATGTCCAATGGAACATGGTGCCTTTCGACGTGCAATTGATCGGTGGTATGGCCCTGAACGATGGCAAGATCGCAGAGATGGCCACGGGTGAAGGAAAAACCCTGGTGGCCACGCTGCCGCTGTTTCTGAACGCGCTGGTCGGACGCGGTGCGCATTTGGTTACCGTCAATGATTACCTGGCTGCCCGCGATGCCGAATGGATGTCCCCGATTTTCAATTTTCATGGCATGCAGGTTGGCTGCATCACCACCGGCATGAGCTTCGAAGAGAGAAAGGAAGCCTATCTCTGCGAAGTGACCTACGGAATGAACAGCGAATTCGGTTTTGACTATCTGCGCGACAACATGGCGGTTTCGCCCAGCCAGTTGGTGCAGCGGGATTTCTTCTTTGCCATAGTTGACGAGGTGGACAGCATTCTGATCGATGAAGCGCGGACGCCCCTGATCATCAGTGGACCCATCGCTCAAGACAAGAACTTCTACCA
Encoded here:
- the secA gene encoding preprotein translocase subunit SecA (functions in protein export; can interact with acidic membrane phospholipids and the SecYEG protein complex; binds to preproteins; binds to ATP and undergoes a conformational change to promote membrane insertion of SecA/bound preprotein; ATP hydrolysis appears to drive release of the preprotein from SecA and deinsertion of SecA from the membrane; additional proteins SecD/F/YajC aid SecA recycling; exists in an equilibrium between monomers and dimers; may possibly form higher order oligomers; in some organisms, there are paralogous proteins that have been found to be nonessential but do function in secretion of a subset of exported proteins) gives rise to the protein MLEKLLRKMFGDKSTHDLNQYLPQVQAINSIYDGLQQYDDDQIRERVVQIKAEIAAKLGGLRTELNDLEARFREETEDAERNRIDNRIDETKKELKALTKSTLDDYLPEVFALVKETCRRLVGQSFKVREQDVQWNMVPFDVQLIGGMALNDGKIAEMATGEGKTLVATLPLFLNALVGRGAHLVTVNDYLAARDAEWMSPIFNFHGMQVGCITTGMSFEERKEAYLCEVTYGMNSEFGFDYLRDNMAVSPSQLVQRDFFFAIVDEVDSILIDEARTPLIISGPIAQDKNFYQEVRPLIHQLVQSQNSLVQRFLGEIRDDLKDENPSPNNERLATNLLLIKRAAPRNKAFAKLMQESQYKKMANDIEGVYLRDKKLHELDDMLFYVVEERHNSVDLCEKGREFMSRRDPNLFVVESLDEVLNRIDEDESLSPAENSKRKALETNRFMDKSEQLHNISQLLKAYTLFENDKEYVVIDNKVIIVDEFTGRQMPGRRFSDGLHQALEAKENVTIEAGTQTFATITLQNYFRMFEKLAGMTGTAVTEEAEFIEIYNLPVMSIPTNVP
- a CDS encoding DUF4810 domain-containing protein codes for the protein MKYLLVLLAVLLLTACAQKPLFYYGDTSQRYYRAVKSPDFQTVAAYKRSLEDVFAKSERKGLPVPPGLYSDYALLLLNEGDYAGARVHFEKEKALWAESATFVDFLLSRYGLRH
- a CDS encoding CsgG/HfaB family protein, yielding MLALAGCAGFQKEQSTTISTSAIESPGSADQEDFSLKRKVAVGRFTNDTRLASSFLTEGSDMGEKLSRAAADILSAKLAKTDRFLLIERQDSLVINNEQRVSNIQSYRIPADYLILGSISEFGRSTSGNVGLVDRTKKQTAQAKVTLRIVDTRTGMVIFGEEGSGEAYSEVGTVLGMGSQAGYDDTLTDKAIDAAISAVIQNLINKLSHDPWISYPLSVEGDRLFMSGGALQGIKAGTEFKVYQRGKTVLNPQTNVPIELPGTLAARIVVTDVIPGSELTEISVARIIEGEIPADDLTNYFISDK
- a CDS encoding T9SS type A sorting domain-containing protein, with amino-acid sequence MKKFVAVLIFLTLIIAGMTAYTLRIEAYNVDTMNEIFGAEIWRGGIFTGRLTPYSFVDAEFVSGAYSVQDSCYINWLPAEVTFNAITATVTFKFYGVNICPETTPVELSSFTATLTAQNRVRLAWISQSEMNMLGYRVYRNDSNYQAGSIMITPTLIPAYNTSTTQTYTITDDEVEIGHTYYYWLESVDMGSSQFHGPVSVIVEGEVPPVYPVTSSIKNAYPNPFKANSNTNIEVSIKEGETGSVTIYNVLGQVVKTFSVPYGTHTINWNGQDNRGNTCGSGIYFYSLNTPSINQTKKLVIVK